One Chanodichthys erythropterus isolate Z2021 chromosome 10, ASM2448905v1, whole genome shotgun sequence DNA segment encodes these proteins:
- the si:ch73-352p18.4 gene encoding inositol 1,4,5-triphosphate receptor associated 1: MNESGLCDYTGILGDSDDSDDDANSKKLLAASWEKLSVMDRLGLKSSVEMTEDEVESAFTQFALGFHCDQYTLTQRLQAERHDRVVAEENLQRELQQTREMLQVLYERLPDVDSREMVQQMTNNLQKLESNVDDVVKTAEMLGAAHQEARVSHAVEIMSVHVEHLKRRHTTESEEMLEVRKLLHRRRGRLHSDSTDDRDLFRHSSQQPSRRRVSITFLPTQSELKHLEASFLENCRTNANTKKKLDGRQEVALADSPVNSLKQDDEGDSSVFQSATQVRLCRRRHRSPIKPKESSFEGEESERGEESNTELYLVPRRRPLLSGRTLCGWIIRMISLVFGLMMLMATLLYVVVAVHSLITEHSR, translated from the exons ATGAATGAATCAGGCCTGTGTGATTATACTGGAATACTGGGAGACAGTGACGACAGCGATGACG ATGCAAACTCAAAGAAGCTGCTGGCGGCTTCCTGGGAAAAGTTATCCGTCATGGACAGACTGGGATTAAAGAG CAGTGTGGAGATGACTGAGGACGAGGTCGAG AGCGCGTTTACCCAGTTTGCACTGGGGTTTCACTGCGACCAGTACACGCTGACCCAGCGGCTGCAGGCGGAGCGACACGACCGCGTCGTCGCAGAGGAGAATCTGCAGAGAGAACTGCAACAGACCAGAGAGATGCTGCAG GTGTTGTATGAGCGCCTACCAGATGTGGATAGCAGAGAGATGGTGCAACAGATGACGAACAACCTGCAGAAGCTGGAGAGCAACGTGGACGATGTTGTCAAAACAGCAGAGATGCTTGGAGCTGCACACCAG GAGGCGCGTGTCAGTCATGCCGTGGAGATCATGTCAGTACACGTGGAGCATCTCAAGAGACGTCACACTACAGAGAGTGAGGAGATGCTGGAGGTCAGGAAGCTGCTGCACAGGAGGAGGGGCCGATTACACAGTGACTCCACAG ATGACCGAGACCTGTTCAGACATTCATCACAACAG CCATCACGCCGCAGGGTCAGCATCACGTTTCTCCCGACTCAATCTGAG TTGAAGCATCTAGAGGCTTCGTTTCTGGAGAACTGCAGAACCAATGCGAACACAAAGAAAAAGCTTGACGGGAG ACAGGAAGTAGCTCTGGCAGATTCTCCTGTGAACAGTCTCAAACAAGATGATGAAGGTGACAGCAGCGTGTTTCAAAG TGCGACGCAAGTCAGGCTGTGCCGTCGCCGTCACCGTTCTCCAATCAAACCCAAAGAAAGTTCATTTGAGGGGGAGGAGTCAGAAAGAGGGGAGGAGTCCAACACTGAGCT GTATCTCGTGCCACGTCGGCGCCCCCTGTTGTCTGGGAGGACTCTGTGTGGATGGATCATCAGAATGATATCACTCGTGTTTGGTCTGATGATGCTGATGGCGACTCTTTTATATGTAGTC GTGGCGGTACACTCGCTCATTACTGAGCACAGCAGATGA
- the pparda gene encoding peroxisome proliferator-activated receptor delta — MSVFEFLEMDGRDSAVVTVRSRLPKDHGEVGGVCMANEDSSPCISQGEGPDYERLEDVLCELGAGAELNLELDVRVEPQDAEILQGEELSWETNRQEANELEEHSNTSRSTASPEPTAASTDLCKASPLSEQLLQGREEGAGLNMECRICGDKASGFHYGVHACEGCKGFFRRTIRMKLEYEKCDRSCKIQKKSRNKCQFCRFQKCLMLGMSHDAIRYGRMPEAEKRKLVAGLLAGEKSSQTSSGSDLKSLAKRVNNAYLKNLNMTKKKARNILTGKTNASPPFVIHDMDSLWQAENGLVWNQVINGAPPNKEIGVHVFYRCQCTTVETVRELTEFAKSIPGFIDLFLNDQVTLLKYGVHEAIFAMLPSLMNKDGLLVANGRGFVTREFLRSLRKPFSEIMEPKFEFAVKFNALELDDSDLALFVAAIILCGDRPGLMNVHQVEEIQDSILQALNQHLQLNHPDAGFIFPKLLQKLADLRQLVTENAQLVQKIKKTESETSLHPLLQEIYRDMY; from the exons ATGAGCGTGTTTGAATTTCTGGAGATGGATGGAAGAGACTCGGCAGTTGTGACCGTGAGGAGCAGATTACCCAAAGATCATGGGGAAGTGGGCGGAGTCTGTATGGCGAATGAAGACTCCTCCCCCTGCATTAGCCAGGGGGAGGGGCCGGATTACGAGCGACTTGAGGATGTGCTTTGTGAGCTTGGAGCGGGGGCGGAGCTTAACCTGGAGCTGGATGTGAGGGTGGAGCCTCAGGATGCCGAGATTCTGCAGGGGGAGGAGCTTAGCTGGGAGACGAACCGACAGGAGGCGAACGAACTGGAAGAGCACAGCAACACGAGCCGCAGTACAGCCAGTCCTGAACCTACGGCAGCCTCCACAG ATCTCTGCAAAGCGTCGCCTCTGTCAGAGCAGCTCCTGCAGGGCCGTGAGGAGGGGGCGGGGCTAAACATGGAGTGTCGTATCTGTGGAGACAAAGCGTCGGGATTCCACTACGGCGTTCATGCCTGTGAGGGCTGCAAG GGATTCTTCCGGAGGACCATTCGAATGAAGTTGGAATATGAGAAATGCGACCGAAGCTGTAAGATCCAAAAGAAAAGTCGGAATAAATGCCAGTTCTGTCGATTTCAAAAGTGCCTGATGCTCGGGATGTCCCATGACG CGATCCGATACGGACGGATGCCGGAGGCGGAGAAGCGTAAGCTAGTCGCGGGTCTGTTAGCGGGGGAAAAGAGCTCTCAGACCTCCAGCGGTTCAGATCTGAAGTCTCTCGCCAAACGGGTCAACAACGCCTACCTGAAGAACCTGAACATGACCAAGAAGAAAGCTCGCAACATCCTGACGGGGAAGACCAACGCAAGCCCG CCGTTTGTCATTCATGACATGGACTCGCTGTGGCAGGCAGAAAACGGGCTGGTCTGGAATCAGGTGATTAACGGAGCTCCGCCCAATAAGGAGATTGGCGTGCACGTGTTTTACCGCTGTCAATGTACGACCGTGGAAACCGTACGAGAACTTACGGAGTTTGCCAAAAGCATCCCCGGATTCATTGACCTTTTCTTGAATGACCAG GTGACGCTGTTGAAATACGGCGTCCACGAGGCGATCTTCGCCATGCTGCCGTCGCTCATGAACAAGGACGGGCTGTTGGTGGCGAATGGGCGAGGCTTTGTGACAAGAGAGTTTCTCCGCAGTCTTCGCAAACCCTTCAGCGAGATCATGGAGCCGAAGTTCGAGTTTGCGGTGAAGTTTAACGCTCTCGAGCTGGACGACAGCGACCTCGCCTTGTTTGTGGCCGCCATTATCCTGTGTGGAG ATCGCCCGGGACTTATGAACGTCCACCAGGTGGAGGAGATCCAGGACAGCATCCTCCAGGCCCTCAATCAGCACCTGCAGCTCAATCATCCCGACGCCGGCTTCATCTTCCCCAAACTGCTGCAGAAGCTCGCAGACCTGCGGCAGCTGGTGACGGAGAACGCGCAGCTGGTGCAGAAGATCAAGAAGACGGAGTCGGAGACGTCGCTGCACCCGCTGCTACAGGAGATCTACAGGGACATGTACTGA